Proteins encoded by one window of Salvia splendens isolate huo1 chromosome 5, SspV2, whole genome shotgun sequence:
- the LOC121803200 gene encoding 2-hydroxymuconate semialdehyde hydrolase-like isoform X1: MVPFCLSFVSVYGSFLRRCLASAGLSSQSIDIDIDTATTITFWGPSASTKPPLILLHGFGPHGIWQWRPQICFFSRQFSVYVPDLLFFGGSTTESADRSEIFQATSIAKLMEKLGISRYSVVGTSYGGLVAYRMASMWPERVEKVVIASSAANMRRRDHVELMKRAKVEKVDDLLLPSSASQLRKLLGLSVFRRLFMPDFILNDFIDKLYSENREEKLELLKGLTLGQDDTGTICPLSQKVLIVWGEHDKIFLLEKAVELEKYVTLVGENARLEVIHNTSHVPQLEDSGQFNNIVNNFLRDIS, from the exons ATGGTTCCCTTCTGTCTCAGCTTCGTCTCAGTCTACGGCAGCTTCCTCCGCCGCTGCCTCGCCTCCGCCGGTCTCTCTTCTCAAAGCATAGACATAGACATAGACACCGCCACCACCATCACCTTTTGGGGACCCTCCGCCTCCACCAAACCTCCGCTCATCCTCCTCCACGGCTTCGGCCCTCACGGCATCTGGCAATGGCGGCCGCAGATCTGTTTCTTTTCCCGCCAATTCAGCGTCTACGTTCCCGATTTACTCTTCTTCGGCGGCTCCACCACCGAATCCGCCGACAGGTCCGAGATTTTTCAGGCGACTTCCATTGCTAAACTCATGGAGAAGCTAGGGATTAGCAG GTATTCCGTAGTCGGCACGAGCTACGGTGGACTGGTTGCGTACCGCATGGCGTCGATGTGGCCGGAGAGGGTGGAGAAGGTGGTGATCGCGAGCTCCGCGGCGAATATGCGGCGGAGGGATCATGTGGAGCTGATGAAGAGAGCGAAAGTGGAGAAGGTTGACGATTTGTTGCTGCCTAGCTCCGCCTCACAGCTGCGGAAGTTACTTGGTTTGTCCGTTTTCCGGCGACTGTTTATGCCGGATTTCATCCTCAACGATTTCATCGAC AAATTGTATAGCGAAAATAGGGAGGAGAAGCTGGAACTCTTGAAAGGATTAACTCTTGGACAGGATGATACTGGAACAATTTGCCCCCTCTCTCAG AAAGTTTTGATTGTGTGGGGAGAGCATGACAAGATATTTTTACTTGAGAAAGCGGTTGAGCTCGAGAAGTACGTCAC ATTGGTAGGTGAAAATGCGAGATTAGAAGTTATACACAACACATCGCACGTTCCCCAACTTGAAGACTCGGGGCAGTTCAACAACATTGTCAATAATTTCTTACGTGACATTTCATGA
- the LOC121804456 gene encoding polyadenylate-binding protein-interacting protein 7-like isoform X1, producing MYLSGKGASSGDKNLGASKLTLNPNATEFVPFALRSPVAGSNNAEGSSKFVTSAASGPGKGILDRTESSVSNNSDDEAQQYWRNQLPDDITPDFKVMGIDDNQGINNLSFSGLSLTDANEGPRYSSSICSGFMLKEQQGLSPRPVNGNSHAEQLRYPVSSYGEYLSPTSYHSSLSKPWDQQIVSNDQLLAREGTDGNPRHGLLADMSSEQLMLDNSDVGPLEFLASQFPGFAAESLAEVYFANGGDLNLTIEMLTQLELQVDGGLNQTLTSKTVSAPNLNSMDFPALSVRDCQNDLGIPQNGSPYRSPEKQGSLLFRSNSFVPSRGATDFASAVRKMAPQDSSMWKYERNGSSDASIGSSRSSHVLANSYNSGQGRGIYGDRLQSRGSARSSPVWLETGDAVGNVHRKCCFYLLFNIFNSRSMHSAFYKYTICFNVIDVAANMYSEMREEARDHARVPNVYFEQARQAYLVGNKALAKELSIKGQLHNMQMKASHGKAQESIFRQRNSDIPTNGREQMIDLHGLHVSEAIHVLKRELAVMRNAARSMDQRLLVYICVGTGHHTRGTRTPARLPTAVQRYLLEEEGLDFSEPQPGLLRVVIY from the exons ATGTACTTGTCGGGAAAGGGAGCTTCTTCTGGTGACAAAAACCTTGGTGCTTCAAAATTAACTTTGAACCCCAACGCCACAGAATTTGTTCCTTTTGCTCTGAGATCACCTGTAGCTGGCTCTAACAATGCAGAGGGATCCTCAAAATTTGTTACGTCCGCAGCTTCTGGCCCAGGGAAAGGAATATTAGACAGAACAGAGTCATCAGTCTCGAACAATTCCGATGACGAAGCCCAGCAATACTGGCGCAATCAGCTCCCAGATGATATTACTCCCGACTTTAAGGTCATGGGTATTGATGATAATCAAGGGATCaataacctatcattttcaGGCCTATCTTTGACTGATGCTAACGAAGGTCCAAGATATTCTTCTTCAATATGTAGTGGTTTTATGTTGAAGGAACAACAAGGATTATCTCCTCGCCCTGTTAATGGAAACAGTCATGCCGAACAGCTGAGATATCCAGTTTCATCTTATGGAGAATACCTGTCACCAACAAGTTATCATTCATCTCTCTCTAAGCCTTGGGACCAACAGATTGTCAGCAACGATCAGCTTCTTGCAAGAGAAGGGACTGATGGGAATCCAAGACATGGTCTTCTAGCTGATATGTCAAGTGAGCAATTAATGCTAGATAATTCAGATGTGGGCCCTCTAGAGTTCCTGGCTTCACAATTCCCTGGTTTCGCAGCTGAAAGTCTTGCAGAGGTTTATTTTGCAAACGGAGGCGATTTAAACCTAACAATTGAGATGCTTACTCAGCTAGAG CTTCAGGTTGATGGTGGCTTAAATCAGACTCTTACTTCAAAAACTGTATCTGCTCCAAATCTTAATTCAATGGATTTTCCTGCGCTCTCTGTGAGAGATTGTCAAAACGATTTAGGTATTCCCCAAAATGGCAGCCCCTATCGCTCTCCAGAAAAGCAAGGCTCATTGCTGTTCAGATCCAATTCCTTTGTTCCATCAAGAGGCGCTACGGATTTTGCTTCGGCTGTCAGGAAAATGGCTCCTCAAGATTCTAGCATGTGGAAATACGAGAGAAATGGGTCTTCAGATGCAAGCATTGGATCGAGTCGAAGCTCTCACGTACTGGCAAATTCATACAACAGTGGCCAGGGGAGGGGCATTTATGGTGATAGGTTACAAAGCCGGGGATCAGCTCGCTCATCTCCTGTCTGGCTTGAAACTGGAGATGCAGTCGGTAATGTTCATAGGAAATGTTGCTTTTACTtgctttttaatatttttaattctaGGAGCATGCATTCAGCATTCTACAAGTATACTATATGCTTTAACGTTATTGACGTGGCAGCAAACATGTACTCTGAAATGCGGGAGGAAGCTCGTGATCATGCACGTGTGCCCAATGTATACTTTGAGCAG GCACGACAAGCGTACCTCGTTGGTAACAAGGCCTTGGCCAAGGAATTGAGCATTAAGGGACAGCTGCACAATATGCAGATGAAAGCATCTCATGGGAAAGCACAAGAATCTATTTTTCGCCAGAG GAATTCGGACATTCCGACGAACGGGAGGGAACAGATGATCGATCTGCACGGTCTACATGTGAGTGAAGCTATTCATGTCCTCAAGCGTGAGCTGGCAGTGATGAGGAACGCAGCTAGGTCGATGGATCAAAGATTGCTGGTCTACATATGCGTAGGAACTGGTCACCACACTAGGGGAACGCGCACGCCTGCTAGACTCCCGACTGCTGTTCAGCGCTACTTGCTGGAGGAGGAGGGTCTCGACTTTTCAGAGCCGCAACCTGGGCTCCTCCGAGTTGTTATATACTGA
- the LOC121803200 gene encoding 2-hydroxymuconate semialdehyde hydrolase-like isoform X2, whose translation MVPFCLSFVSVYGSFLRRCLASAGLSSQSIDIDIDTATTITFWGPSASTKPPLILLHGFGPHGIWQWRPQICFFSRQFSVYVPDLLFFGGSTTESADRSEIFQATSIAKLMEKLGISRYSVVGTSYGGLVAYRMASMWPERVEKVVIASSAANMRRRDHVELMKRAKVEKVDDLLLPSSASQLRKLLGLSVFRRLFMPDFILNDFIDKLYSENREEKLELLKGLTLGQDDTGTICPLSQKVLIVWGEHDKIFLLEKAVELEKLVGENARLEVIHNTSHVPQLEDSGQFNNIVNNFLRDIS comes from the exons ATGGTTCCCTTCTGTCTCAGCTTCGTCTCAGTCTACGGCAGCTTCCTCCGCCGCTGCCTCGCCTCCGCCGGTCTCTCTTCTCAAAGCATAGACATAGACATAGACACCGCCACCACCATCACCTTTTGGGGACCCTCCGCCTCCACCAAACCTCCGCTCATCCTCCTCCACGGCTTCGGCCCTCACGGCATCTGGCAATGGCGGCCGCAGATCTGTTTCTTTTCCCGCCAATTCAGCGTCTACGTTCCCGATTTACTCTTCTTCGGCGGCTCCACCACCGAATCCGCCGACAGGTCCGAGATTTTTCAGGCGACTTCCATTGCTAAACTCATGGAGAAGCTAGGGATTAGCAG GTATTCCGTAGTCGGCACGAGCTACGGTGGACTGGTTGCGTACCGCATGGCGTCGATGTGGCCGGAGAGGGTGGAGAAGGTGGTGATCGCGAGCTCCGCGGCGAATATGCGGCGGAGGGATCATGTGGAGCTGATGAAGAGAGCGAAAGTGGAGAAGGTTGACGATTTGTTGCTGCCTAGCTCCGCCTCACAGCTGCGGAAGTTACTTGGTTTGTCCGTTTTCCGGCGACTGTTTATGCCGGATTTCATCCTCAACGATTTCATCGAC AAATTGTATAGCGAAAATAGGGAGGAGAAGCTGGAACTCTTGAAAGGATTAACTCTTGGACAGGATGATACTGGAACAATTTGCCCCCTCTCTCAG AAAGTTTTGATTGTGTGGGGAGAGCATGACAAGATATTTTTACTTGAGAAAGCGGTTGAGCTCGAGAA ATTGGTAGGTGAAAATGCGAGATTAGAAGTTATACACAACACATCGCACGTTCCCCAACTTGAAGACTCGGGGCAGTTCAACAACATTGTCAATAATTTCTTACGTGACATTTCATGA
- the LOC121805188 gene encoding G-protein coupled receptor 1-like, protein MASAQAVTGNLTAAERGILTAINSGASSLSLVGSGFIVLCYLLFKELRKFSFKLVFFLALSDMFCSFFSIIGDPSKGYFCYAQGYATHFFCVASFLWTTTIAFTLHRTVVRHKTDVEDLEPMFHLYVWGTSVVMTVIRSIGNHHHGHISHVGAWCWAQRGLTGQVVQFITFYAPLWGAILFNGFTYFQVIRMLKNATRMAVGMSERGYQSDARPDMKALNRWGYYPLILIGSWFFGTINRMHDFIEPGHKIFWLSVLDVGMAALMGLFNSIAYGLNSSVRRAIYERFDLFPDRFRRLLPRNLRPRGQQQDSELVSLKTEG, encoded by the exons ATGGCGTCGGCGCAGGCTGTTACTGGTAACTTGACGGCCGCGGAGCGCGGTATATTGACCGCAATCAACAGCGGCGCCTCTAGCCTCTCGCTCGTCGGTTCCGGCTTCATAGTCCTGTGCTATTTACTCTTCAAGGAGCTCCGCAAGTTTTCCTTCAAGCTCGTGTTCTTCCTCGCTCTCTCC GACATGTTCTGCAGTTTCTTCAGCATCATTGG GGATCCTTCAAAAGGATACTTTTGTTATGCTCAAGGCTACGCGACACATTTTTTCTGTGTTGCTTCTTTCCTGTGGACCACTACAATTGCTTTCACTCTGCACCGAACAGTTGTTAGACATAAAACTGATGTGGAGGATTTAGAGCCGATGTTTCATTTGTATGTTTGGG GAACTTCTGTTGTTATGACAGTAATTCGTTCTATTGGCAATCACCATCATGGTCATATAAGCCATGTTGGTGCTTGGTGTTGGGCACAAAGAGGGCTCACAGGACAG GTGGTCCAATTTATAACATTTTATGCACCGCTGTGGGGTGCAATTCTTTTCAATGGCTTCACCTATTTTCAAGTGATACGCATGTTAAAAAATGCCACTCGT ATGGCAGTGGGAATGTCAGAGCGTGGTTATCAATCAGATGCACGACCAGATATGAAG GCACTGAATCGATGGGGCTACTATCCACTTATTCTAATTGGATCATGGTTCTTCGGCACGATTAACCGTATGCACGACTTTATCGAACCAGGTCATAAGATCTTTTGGCTTTCTGTTCTTGATGTTGGCATGGCTGCACTTATG GGCCTTTTCAACTCGATAGCCTATGGTCTCAACTCTTCAGTGCGGAGGGCCATTTATGAAAGATTTGATCT GTTTCCTGACAGGTTTAGAAGATTGCTTCCTAGGAATTTGAGGCCGAGAGGCCAGCAACAGGATAGTGAATTAGTTTCACTGAAAACTGAGGGCTAG
- the LOC121805673 gene encoding uncharacterized protein LOC121805673 — protein MANPPAAKGKWNNLPKYASLLYFVLIIFQVPLFRVQCRSGMCTTPIHVTASQLISSEIFPLPVVKALLYPGAIVNSLTTDMTFPSWNNLLSIYNLTDIKEASAEVDLQRLEVLAGSYFCVAGSLVGLLKQGRMNMFGTLLVIWGLLKEGILGKPPNTDPKKAVFVYPTMMIALLCAFLSVKYNLKKAAARTTATQPAAKPLKSSSKAKLK, from the exons ATGGCGAACCCACCTGCGGCGAAGGGGAAGTGGAACAACCTGCCCAAATACGCTTCTCTCTTATACTTCGTCCTTATCATTTTTCAGGTTCCCCTTTTCAG GGTCCAATGTCGATCTGGCATGTGCACGACACCTATTCACGTGACAGCCTCACAGCTGATTTCTAGCGAAATCTTTCCTCTTCCAGTGGTAAAGGCTCTTCTCTACCCTGGAGCTATTGTGAACAGCCTCACGACTGACATGACTTTCCCAAGTTGGAATAATCTGTTAAGCATCTATAACTTGACCGACATTAAGGAAGCTTCTGCTGAAGTCGACCTACAACGATTAGAG GTTCTTGCCGGAAGTTACTTTTGTGTCGCTGGTTCTCTCGTTGGTCTCCTAAAACAGGGAAGGATGAACATGTTTGGGACTCTTTTAGTCATCTGGGGTCTTCTCAAGGAAGGCATTCTTGGAAAGCCaccaaacacagatccaaaaaaGGCAGTATTCGTGTACCCGACAATGATGATAGCTTTGCTTTGCGCTTTCTTATCGGTGAAGTACAACCTAAAGAAAGCCGCAGCCCGAACCACCGCGACTCAACCAGCAGCGAAGCCTCTGAAAAGCTCCTCGAAAGCCAAGCTAAAATGA
- the LOC121804461 gene encoding transcription factor HY5-like: protein MQEQATSSVAASSLPSSSERSSSSALHAEVKEGMESDDEIRRVPEMGAEAAVTTASGQDGGSTVGPTQPSAGGSKRRGKSPADKENKRLKRLLRNRVSAQQARERKKAYLIDLEARVNELETKNAELEERLSTLQNENQMLRQILKNTTAGAQEGRK, encoded by the exons ATGCAAGAGCAGGCCACGAGTTCTGTCGCCGCCAGCTCTTTGCCTTCGAGCAGTGAGAGGTCTTCTAGCTCTGCCCTTCACGCCGAAGTTAAAGAag GCATGGAGAGTGATGATGAGATCAGAAGAGTGCCGGAGATGGGGGCGGAGGCGGCTGTTACGACAGCCTCGGGCCAGGATGGGGGTTCGACTGTGGGGCCCACTCAACCGTCAGCAGGGGGCTCTaagaggagagggaagagcCCAGCTGACAAAGAAAACAAGAGGTTAAAAAG GTTGTTGAGGAATAGAGTCTCAGCCCAGCAAGCGAGGGAGAGAAAGAAGGCATATTTGATCGATTTGGAGGCTCGAGTTAATGAGTTGGAAACTAAGAATGCTGAGCTTGAAGAGAGGCTCTCCACTTTGCAAAATGAGAACCAAATGCTGAGACAG ATACTGAAGAACACAACTGCAGGCGCGCAAGAGGGAAGAAAGTAG
- the LOC121805672 gene encoding protein OVEREXPRESSOR OF CATIONIC PEROXIDASE 3-like, producing MASSSNALRISITLQSTRKTLFPSVLANSLRPSQLPSRFAALTCSSRRRDGGNPPLIPKKKNKKKIAKKEVGEDDDLDEDAFEALFRQLEEDLKNDGLDGEEDDEDVSEEDLAKLEKELAEALEDDDLLVALGSAALGGVVNEDDEEEGEGEEDDDIDVASDEDADEDDDEEEELPVKLRNWQRRRLAYALKDGRRKTSIKNLATDLCMDRAVVLKLLRDPPPDLVILSATLPDKPTKRTKDPVEKQEEPVALETTAKTIKDPVEMTMDAEKPKVEAKTPVHVMQSNWTARKRLKKVHIETLEEVYRRSKRPTNAMISSIVHVTNLPRKRIVKWFEDKREEDGVPEQRVPYEPRASESTITTN from the exons ATGGCGTCAAGTTCAAATGCTCTTCGCATATCCATTACGCTTCAGAGCACCAGAAAAACCCTCTTTCCCTCAGTCCTCGCCAATTCTTTACGGCCAAGTCAGCTTCCCTCGCGCTTCGCCGCTCTCACCTGCTCCAGCCGCCGTCGAGACGGCGGAAATCCGCCCCTAATTCCCAAGAAAAAAAACAAG AAAAAGATTGCCAAGAAAGAAGTTGGAGAGGATGATGATTTAGATGAAGATGCTTTTGAGGCGCTCTTTCGTCAACTTGAAGAGGATCTGAAAAATGATGGTTTAGatggtgaagaagatgatgaggatGTGAGTGAGGAAGATCTTGCAAAACTCGAGAAAGAACTAGCTGAGGCTTTGGAGGATGATGACTTATTAGTGGCATTAGGCTCTGCTGCACTTGGGGGTGTTGTGAAcgaagatgatgaagaagaaggagaaggagaagaagacgaTGATATTGATGTTGCTAGTGATGAGGATGCagatgaagacgatgatgaagaagaggaactgcCTGTGAAGCTTAGGAATTGGCAACGCAGGAGGCTAGCGTATGCATTAAAGGATGGTCGCCGCAAGACTAGT ATAAAAAATCTTGCTACTGACCTTTGTATGGATAGAGCAGTTGTTCTCAAACTACTTCGTGATCCTCCTCCTGATCTTGTCATTTTGAGTGCTACTTTGCCGGATAAACCAACAAAAAGAACTAAAGATCCTGTGGAGAAACAAGAGGAACCTGTTGCTTTGGAGACAACAGCGAAAACAATCAAAGATCCTGTTGAGATGACTATGGATGCTGAAAAGCCTAAAGTTGAGGCCAAAACACCAGTTCATGTGATGCAAAGCAACTGGACTGCTCgaaaaaggctgaagaaagtaCATATTGAAACCCTCGAAGAAGTTTACAGACGATCAAAGCGCCCAACT AATGCGATGATCAGCAGCATTGTGCATGTGACAAACCTGCCCCGGAAACGAATTGTGAAATGGTTCGAGGATAAACGAGAAGAGGATGGAGTACCTGAACAGCGCGTCCCCTATGAACCACGTGCTTCTGAATCCACCATTACGACCAACTAG
- the LOC121804456 gene encoding polyadenylate-binding protein-interacting protein 7-like isoform X2 gives MYLSGKGASSGDKNLGASKLTLNPNATEFVPFALRSPVAGSNNAEGSSKFVTSAASGPGKGILDRTESSVSNNSDDEAQQYWRNQLPDDITPDFKVMGIDDNQGINNLSFSGLSLTDANEGPRYSSSICSGFMLKEQQGLSPRPVNGNSHAEQLRYPVSSYGEYLSPTSYHSSLSKPWDQQIVSNDQLLAREGTDGNPRHGLLADMSSEQLMLDNSDVGPLEFLASQFPGFAAESLAEVYFANGGDLNLTIEMLTQLELQVDGGLNQTLTSKTVSAPNLNSMDFPALSVRDCQNDLGIPQNGSPYRSPEKQGSLLFRSNSFVPSRGATDFASAVRKMAPQDSSMWKYERNGSSDASIGSSRSSHVLANSYNSGQGRGIYGDRLQSRGSARSSPVWLETGDAVANMYSEMREEARDHARVPNVYFEQARQAYLVGNKALAKELSIKGQLHNMQMKASHGKAQESIFRQRNSDIPTNGREQMIDLHGLHVSEAIHVLKRELAVMRNAARSMDQRLLVYICVGTGHHTRGTRTPARLPTAVQRYLLEEEGLDFSEPQPGLLRVVIY, from the exons ATGTACTTGTCGGGAAAGGGAGCTTCTTCTGGTGACAAAAACCTTGGTGCTTCAAAATTAACTTTGAACCCCAACGCCACAGAATTTGTTCCTTTTGCTCTGAGATCACCTGTAGCTGGCTCTAACAATGCAGAGGGATCCTCAAAATTTGTTACGTCCGCAGCTTCTGGCCCAGGGAAAGGAATATTAGACAGAACAGAGTCATCAGTCTCGAACAATTCCGATGACGAAGCCCAGCAATACTGGCGCAATCAGCTCCCAGATGATATTACTCCCGACTTTAAGGTCATGGGTATTGATGATAATCAAGGGATCaataacctatcattttcaGGCCTATCTTTGACTGATGCTAACGAAGGTCCAAGATATTCTTCTTCAATATGTAGTGGTTTTATGTTGAAGGAACAACAAGGATTATCTCCTCGCCCTGTTAATGGAAACAGTCATGCCGAACAGCTGAGATATCCAGTTTCATCTTATGGAGAATACCTGTCACCAACAAGTTATCATTCATCTCTCTCTAAGCCTTGGGACCAACAGATTGTCAGCAACGATCAGCTTCTTGCAAGAGAAGGGACTGATGGGAATCCAAGACATGGTCTTCTAGCTGATATGTCAAGTGAGCAATTAATGCTAGATAATTCAGATGTGGGCCCTCTAGAGTTCCTGGCTTCACAATTCCCTGGTTTCGCAGCTGAAAGTCTTGCAGAGGTTTATTTTGCAAACGGAGGCGATTTAAACCTAACAATTGAGATGCTTACTCAGCTAGAG CTTCAGGTTGATGGTGGCTTAAATCAGACTCTTACTTCAAAAACTGTATCTGCTCCAAATCTTAATTCAATGGATTTTCCTGCGCTCTCTGTGAGAGATTGTCAAAACGATTTAGGTATTCCCCAAAATGGCAGCCCCTATCGCTCTCCAGAAAAGCAAGGCTCATTGCTGTTCAGATCCAATTCCTTTGTTCCATCAAGAGGCGCTACGGATTTTGCTTCGGCTGTCAGGAAAATGGCTCCTCAAGATTCTAGCATGTGGAAATACGAGAGAAATGGGTCTTCAGATGCAAGCATTGGATCGAGTCGAAGCTCTCACGTACTGGCAAATTCATACAACAGTGGCCAGGGGAGGGGCATTTATGGTGATAGGTTACAAAGCCGGGGATCAGCTCGCTCATCTCCTGTCTGGCTTGAAACTGGAGATGCAGTCG CAAACATGTACTCTGAAATGCGGGAGGAAGCTCGTGATCATGCACGTGTGCCCAATGTATACTTTGAGCAG GCACGACAAGCGTACCTCGTTGGTAACAAGGCCTTGGCCAAGGAATTGAGCATTAAGGGACAGCTGCACAATATGCAGATGAAAGCATCTCATGGGAAAGCACAAGAATCTATTTTTCGCCAGAG GAATTCGGACATTCCGACGAACGGGAGGGAACAGATGATCGATCTGCACGGTCTACATGTGAGTGAAGCTATTCATGTCCTCAAGCGTGAGCTGGCAGTGATGAGGAACGCAGCTAGGTCGATGGATCAAAGATTGCTGGTCTACATATGCGTAGGAACTGGTCACCACACTAGGGGAACGCGCACGCCTGCTAGACTCCCGACTGCTGTTCAGCGCTACTTGCTGGAGGAGGAGGGTCTCGACTTTTCAGAGCCGCAACCTGGGCTCCTCCGAGTTGTTATATACTGA
- the LOC121804459 gene encoding adenine nucleotide transporter BT1, chloroplastic/mitochondrial-like, protein MMGGRGEMKSQSFKKSGILSDSHLGFQWSNQDCNFYPGGGLFASVQMGNEGDEGLKLPYPDLLMKYVSLPEGFGEAKGLGGKKKKKGLQLKIKISNPSLRRLVSGGIAGAVSRTVVAPLETIRTHLMVGSSGHSTTEVFNNIMKTDGWKGLFRGNFVNVIRVAPSKAIELFVYDTVNKNLSSKPGEQPKLPIPPSLVAGASAGVTSTLVTYPLELLKTRLTIQRGVYNGLLDAFVKILQEGGPGELYRGLAPSLIGVIPYAAANYCAYDTLRKAYRKIFKQEKIGNIETLLIGSAAGAISSTATFPLEVARKHMQVGAVSGMHVYNNVLHALACILERDGIQGLYKGLGPSCLKLVPAAGISFMCYEACKKILVEREEDA, encoded by the exons ATGATGGGCGGTAGAGGAGAAATGAAATCTCAATCGTTCAAGAAAAGTGGGATTTTATCAGATTCTCATTTGGGATTTCAATGGAGCAATCAAGATTGCAACTTTTATCCAGGTGGTGGGTTGTTTGCCTCTGTGCAAATGGGaaatgaaggagatgagggTCTGAAATTACCCTATCCTGATTTGCTAATGAAATATGTTTCACTGCCTGAGGGGTTTGGTGAGGCGAAGGGTTTGGggggaaagaagaaaaaaaaggggcTTCAGCTTAAGATTAAGATCTCTAATCCTTCATTAAGGAGGTTAGTTAGTGGTGGGATTGCCGGGGCGGTTTCTCGGACTGTTGTTGCTCCTTTGGAGACGATTAGGACTCACTTGATGGTAGGTAGCAGTGGGCATTCCACAACTGAGGTGTTCAACAATATTATGAAAACAGATGGATGGAAAGGATTGTTTAGAGGGAATTTTGTGAATGTGATTCGTGTTGCACCGAGCAAAGCCATAGAG TTATTTGTTTATGACACTGTCAACAAGAACTTGTCTTCCAAACCTGGTGAACAGCCCAAGTTACCCATTCCTCCTTCTCTAGTCGCGGGTGCCTCAGCTGGGGTCACCTCAACCCTGGTCACCTACCCCCTCGAGCTACTCAAAACTCGACTAACCATACAG AGAGGAGTCTACAATGGTCTGCTGGATGCATTTGTCAAAATACTGCAAGAGGGTGGGCCTGGCGAGCTCTACAGAGGCCTCGCCCCGAGCCTGATTGGCGTAATCCCTTATGCTGCCGCCAACTACTGCGCCTACGACACTCTGCGGAAAGCCTACAGGAAAATCTTCAAACAAGAAAAGATAGGCAATATAGAAACACTCTTGATTGGGTCAGCAGCTGGCGCCATTTCTAGCACAGCCACATTCCCTCTTGAAGTTGCGCGCAAGCACATGCAAGTGGGGGCCGTGAGCGGGATGCATGTGTACAACAACGTTCTGCACGCTCTCGCCTGCATCCTCGAACGAGATGGGATACAAGGTTTGTACAAAGGGCTTGGGCCAAGCTGTCTGAAGCTGGTGCCTGCGGCTGGGATATCTTTCATGTGTTATGAAGCATGTAAGAAGATTTTGGTAGAGAGAGAAGAGGATGCATAG
- the LOC121802620 gene encoding uncharacterized protein LOC121802620, with translation MQKSSMENCSKPKQAIATTVLKATELAFAKCECCGLTEECTEEYIKRVCERFSGRWICGLCSEAVKDEVMRSGKGIGNEEALNQHMSFCRKFKNLSPPKSPSDDELISAVKHLLFKSLDSPRSSPVKSRGMIRLESCLSALDS, from the exons ATGCAG AAATCTTCAATGGAGAACTGTTCAAAGCCAAAACAAGCAATAGCAACAACTGTGTTGAAAGCAACTGAGCTCGCATTTGCAAAATGCGAGTGTTGTGGCCTCACAGAGGAATGCACGGAGGAATACATAAAGCGCGTTTGTGAGCGATTTTCGGGGCGTTGGATTTGCGGGCTCTGCTCTGAAGCAGTGAAGGATGAGGTGATGAGATCAGGGAAAGGGATTGGGAATGAAGAAGCTCTGAATCAGCACATGAGTTTCTGCAGGAAATTCAAGAATCTGAGCCCTCCAAAGAGTCCAAGTGATGATGAGCTCATCTCCGCTGTCAAGCACCTGCTGTTCAAGAGCTTGGATTCGCCCCGATCCAGTCCGGTCAAGAGCCGGGGTATGATCCGGTTGGAGAGCTGTTTATCTGCTCTTGATTCTTGA